One genomic window of Paenisporosarcina antarctica includes the following:
- a CDS encoding LemA family protein — protein sequence MKKTLGPIMIVVLLIVVLALMLIPSYNGFVNGEENVDQAYAQVENQLQRRLDLIPNLVESVKGFADQEKEVIDSVTEARARLAGAGSPEDQATANDELSGALSRLLVVVENYPDLKSDVNFRQLMDELAGTENRLSVARQDYNNVVADFNRKVKRFPGIMLAGIFGFDEKEYFKADAAAQDAPKIDFGGADD from the coding sequence ATGAAAAAGACTTTAGGTCCAATTATGATTGTAGTACTTTTGATTGTCGTATTAGCTCTTATGTTAATTCCTAGTTATAACGGATTTGTAAATGGTGAAGAAAATGTGGATCAAGCTTACGCTCAAGTAGAAAATCAATTGCAAAGGCGACTTGATTTAATTCCAAATTTAGTGGAAAGCGTAAAAGGATTTGCGGATCAAGAAAAAGAAGTGATTGATAGTGTAACTGAAGCTCGTGCTCGTTTAGCTGGAGCTGGTTCTCCTGAAGATCAAGCAACAGCGAATGATGAATTATCAGGTGCTTTAAGCCGATTATTAGTGGTTGTAGAAAATTATCCCGATCTTAAGTCTGATGTTAATTTCCGGCAATTAATGGATGAACTAGCAGGGACAGAAAATCGTTTATCAGTAGCACGCCAAGATTATAATAATGTAGTAGCTGATTTTAACCGCAAAGTAAAACGTTTCCCAGGTATCATGCTAGCTGGAATTTTTGGATTTGATGAAAAAGAATACTTTAAAGCAGATGCAGCGGCACAAGATGCACCAAAAATTGATTTCGGAGGAGCTGACGATTGA
- the gap gene encoding type I glyceraldehyde-3-phosphate dehydrogenase: MTLKLAINGFGRIGRVVFREAMKQPEVEIVAINDLTNAAMLAHLLKYDSIHGIFNADVTSDGDYLIVDGKKVRVYAEKDPSALPWKELEIDIVIEATGIFRDTVSAGKHIEAGAKKVIVSAPGKSGMPTFVMGVNHESYNEQTDHVVSNASCTTNSLAPVAKVLHENFGIKRAMMTTIHSYTNDQRILDFPHEDYRRARAAAESMIPTSTGAAAAVALVLPELKGKLDGMAVRVPTPNVSIVDLVAELEKDVTIEELNAAFKLASENELKGFLEYNELPLVSRDYNGNAASSTVDGLSTMVLEKNMVKVLSWYDNETGYSARCIDLALHMYKKGL, from the coding sequence ATGACTTTAAAATTAGCTATTAATGGATTTGGACGTATAGGACGCGTGGTGTTCCGCGAAGCAATGAAACAACCTGAAGTGGAAATAGTGGCGATTAACGACTTAACTAATGCAGCGATGTTAGCTCATTTACTAAAATATGATTCAATACATGGTATTTTTAATGCGGATGTTACTTCTGATGGTGACTATTTAATCGTGGATGGCAAAAAAGTTCGTGTATATGCTGAAAAAGATCCTTCAGCTTTACCTTGGAAAGAGCTTGAAATTGATATCGTGATTGAAGCTACAGGTATTTTCCGTGATACCGTATCTGCTGGTAAACATATTGAAGCAGGAGCCAAGAAAGTTATCGTTTCAGCACCTGGTAAAAGTGGAATGCCGACATTCGTTATGGGTGTTAATCACGAGTCTTATAACGAACAAACAGATCATGTGGTTTCAAACGCTTCTTGTACGACAAATAGTTTAGCACCAGTTGCAAAAGTACTTCATGAAAATTTTGGAATTAAACGTGCTATGATGACAACGATTCATTCATACACAAATGACCAACGAATCTTAGACTTCCCACATGAAGACTATCGACGTGCACGTGCAGCCGCGGAATCTATGATTCCAACTTCAACTGGGGCAGCAGCAGCAGTAGCGTTAGTGCTCCCTGAATTAAAAGGGAAATTAGACGGCATGGCAGTTCGAGTACCAACGCCAAATGTATCTATTGTGGATTTAGTTGCAGAGCTTGAAAAAGATGTAACTATTGAAGAACTAAATGCAGCCTTTAAATTAGCATCTGAAAATGAATTAAAAGGATTCTTAGAATATAACGAATTACCATTAGTATCTCGTGACTATAACGGCAACGCTGCTTCATCAACTGTAGATGGACTATCAACCATGGTACTTGAGAAAAACATGGTTAAAGTTTTATCTTGGTATGATAATGAAACAGGCTACTCGGCACGTTGTATAGACCTTGCATTACACATGTACAAAAAAGGTCTGTAA
- a CDS encoding HPr family phosphocarrier protein translates to MAEKQVQVALKSGLQARQAALFVQEANRFQADVYLQKGEKKVNAKSIMGIMSLAISKGTAVIISAEGSDEQQAVAGLTAMIQKEE, encoded by the coding sequence ATGGCGGAAAAACAAGTACAAGTAGCATTGAAATCTGGATTGCAGGCACGACAGGCTGCTCTTTTTGTACAAGAAGCAAATCGTTTTCAAGCAGATGTGTATTTACAAAAAGGTGAGAAAAAAGTGAATGCAAAAAGTATTATGGGTATTATGAGCTTAGCAATTAGTAAAGGAACTGCAGTAATAATTAGCGCTGAAGGTTCTGATGAGCAACAAGCGGTAGCTGGATTAACTGCAATGATTCAAAAAGAAGAATAG
- the clpP gene encoding ATP-dependent Clp endopeptidase proteolytic subunit ClpP encodes MNLIPTVIEQTSRGERAYDIYSRLLKDRVIMLGSGIDDNVANSIVAQLLFLEADDPEKDISIYINSPGGSITAGMAIFDTMQFIRPDVQTICIGMAASMGAFLLAAGTKGKRYSLPNAEVMIHQPLGGAQGQATEIDIAAKRILFLRDKLNGILAERTGQTIEVIAKDTERDNFMTAERAKEYGLVDHIISRSELKK; translated from the coding sequence ATGAACTTAATTCCTACAGTTATTGAACAAACAAGCCGTGGAGAACGTGCTTATGACATTTACTCACGTTTACTTAAAGACCGAGTAATTATGCTAGGAAGTGGTATTGATGACAATGTTGCAAACTCTATTGTTGCCCAATTACTTTTCCTAGAAGCAGATGATCCAGAAAAAGACATTTCAATTTACATTAACAGCCCAGGTGGTAGTATCACAGCGGGTATGGCGATTTTTGACACAATGCAATTTATTAGACCAGACGTGCAAACAATCTGTATCGGAATGGCTGCATCAATGGGTGCTTTCTTACTAGCAGCTGGAACCAAAGGCAAACGTTATTCGTTACCAAATGCTGAAGTCATGATTCACCAACCACTAGGTGGAGCTCAAGGGCAAGCAACGGAAATTGACATTGCTGCAAAACGTATTTTATTTTTACGTGACAAGTTAAACGGAATTTTGGCTGAGCGTACAGGTCAAACGATTGAAGTCATTGCAAAAGACACAGAACGTGATAACTTTATGACAGCTGAACGCGCGAAAGAATATGGCTTAGTTGATCATATAATTTCTCGAAGTGAATTAAAAAAATAA
- a CDS encoding glutaredoxin family protein: MKIRFYSRANCSLCIEAWMMLQLVKEDVHLDIEEINIEENDEIHEKYVLRIPVIEYKGEVIQEGRIDYPTLLEAFNS, encoded by the coding sequence ATGAAAATCCGATTTTATTCTCGCGCCAACTGCTCATTATGCATAGAAGCCTGGATGATGTTGCAACTTGTAAAAGAAGATGTTCATCTAGATATTGAAGAAATTAATATTGAAGAAAATGATGAAATACATGAAAAATATGTACTTCGTATTCCTGTTATTGAGTATAAGGGAGAAGTAATTCAAGAAGGACGAATTGATTATCCGACATTGTTAGAGGCGTTTAATTCCTAA
- a CDS encoding sugar-binding transcriptional regulator, with the protein MDQLLGAQQKLLPEMTALLQKRYRLLMTIQLSAGIGRRALGQIVHATERETRRESDILRAQGLIHVLANGMEITQEGNAVLHTLKVLVHELSGLGEMERQLEQTFKLAQVIIVPGDSEIESYAKSLIGQEAAKQLELLSQDQDTVAVTGGSTIAAITDHLSVHIKPKNLVFVAARGGIGENVELQANHIASAFALQASGTSRTLYLPDHLSEKAYKTMIKEPVIKEMMDLYDNTNIVIHGIGDAKEMARRRNSSQQELDTISQMQAVGEAFGYYFNEQGKAVHRIRTVGIQLKQLKQARHLLAVAGGASKASAILSYLKHAPRQTVLITDEGAAKNITQLMSN; encoded by the coding sequence ATGGATCAATTACTAGGAGCACAACAAAAATTGTTACCTGAAATGACGGCACTTCTACAAAAGAGATATCGATTATTAATGACAATTCAACTGTCTGCTGGGATTGGACGTAGAGCATTAGGACAAATTGTTCATGCAACTGAACGCGAGACTAGAAGAGAATCAGATATATTGCGAGCACAAGGGTTAATTCACGTGTTGGCAAATGGGATGGAAATTACACAAGAAGGTAATGCTGTGTTACACACTTTAAAAGTGTTAGTTCATGAATTATCTGGATTAGGTGAGATGGAAAGACAATTGGAACAGACTTTTAAGTTAGCTCAAGTAATCATCGTTCCAGGTGACAGTGAAATAGAAAGCTATGCCAAGTCGTTAATTGGTCAGGAAGCAGCAAAGCAACTCGAGTTGTTATCACAAGATCAAGATACTGTCGCTGTTACGGGTGGTAGTACAATTGCCGCTATTACAGATCATTTATCTGTGCATATCAAACCTAAAAATTTAGTGTTTGTTGCAGCACGTGGAGGAATTGGGGAAAACGTAGAATTACAAGCGAATCATATAGCATCAGCATTCGCCCTACAAGCAAGTGGGACTTCTCGAACTCTTTACTTACCCGATCATTTAAGTGAAAAAGCATATAAGACAATGATTAAAGAACCTGTAATAAAGGAAATGATGGATTTATATGATAATACGAACATTGTCATACACGGTATAGGCGATGCTAAAGAAATGGCACGACGTAGAAATTCGAGTCAACAAGAACTAGATACAATTTCTCAGATGCAAGCTGTTGGAGAAGCTTTTGGTTATTACTTTAACGAACAAGGTAAAGCGGTTCATCGCATTCGAACAGTTGGAATTCAATTAAAGCAACTTAAACAAGCTCGACATTTACTTGCAGTGGCAGGTGGAGCTTCTAAAGCTTCGGCCATTCTGTCTTATTTAAAACATGCTCCCCGACAAACGGTATTAATTACAGACGAAGGTGCAGCAAAAAACATAACTCAACTTATGAGTAATTAA
- a CDS encoding gluconeogenesis factor YvcK family protein produces the protein MARPKRRKRIVIIGGGTGLSTLLRGLKKFPLDITAIVTVADDGGSSGRLRDDYDIPPPGDIRKVMAALSDVEPLVEEMFQYRFSQSEDLGGHSLGNLMLTALTDITGDFSHAIREMSRVLNVHGTILPAANQTITLHAELEDGTIVTGESKIPTYNQRIHRVFLTPTDVEPLADTIKAIRKADLLVIGPGSLYTSILPNLLVQGIKKAILQSKAPNIYICNLMTQAGETLDYTAADHVRALTLHMGEPFIQTILLNTDQVPLSIQKVYEQELAKPVSYDESLLNELGITVVKKDIATIQDGAIRHEATKVAEWLVQYAEDRENAIKQSLF, from the coding sequence ATGGCACGTCCCAAACGCCGTAAAAGAATAGTCATAATCGGTGGGGGAACGGGTTTATCCACGTTACTTCGGGGATTAAAGAAGTTTCCTTTAGACATTACTGCAATTGTAACAGTTGCAGATGACGGAGGAAGTTCAGGTAGACTTCGAGACGATTACGATATTCCTCCTCCAGGAGATATTCGAAAAGTAATGGCTGCATTATCAGATGTGGAACCTCTAGTAGAAGAAATGTTCCAGTATCGTTTCAGTCAATCTGAAGACTTAGGTGGACATTCCCTTGGTAATCTAATGTTGACGGCGTTAACAGATATTACAGGTGACTTTTCACATGCAATTCGTGAAATGAGTCGTGTATTAAATGTTCATGGGACGATATTACCAGCTGCAAATCAGACAATTACACTTCATGCTGAACTCGAAGATGGAACAATTGTAACGGGGGAATCAAAAATTCCTACTTACAACCAACGAATTCATCGTGTATTTTTAACACCAACCGATGTGGAACCGCTTGCAGATACTATTAAAGCCATTCGGAAAGCTGATTTACTCGTAATTGGTCCAGGAAGTTTATATACTAGTATTTTACCTAATTTATTAGTACAAGGTATTAAAAAAGCTATTCTTCAATCAAAAGCTCCCAACATATACATTTGTAATTTAATGACACAAGCTGGAGAAACTCTTGATTACACGGCCGCAGATCATGTTCGCGCGCTTACCTTACATATGGGAGAACCTTTTATACAAACGATTTTGCTAAATACAGATCAAGTGCCATTGTCCATACAAAAAGTATACGAACAAGAATTAGCCAAGCCGGTTAGTTATGATGAGTCCCTATTAAATGAATTAGGAATAACAGTGGTCAAAAAAGATATAGCGACCATTCAGGATGGAGCCATAAGACATGAAGCAACTAAAGTTGCTGAATGGCTAGTCCAATACGCGGAAGATAGAGAAAATGCCATTAAGCAATCACTTTTCTAA
- the whiA gene encoding DNA-binding protein WhiA, producing MSFASETKKELTQADIIPCCAKAELSALIRMNGALSFANRSLSLDVQTENAAIARRLYTLMKELYPYRVELLVRKKMRLKKNNVYICRVRDGSKALLEDLKIISEDFQINHTISAELVKKNCCKRAYLRGAFLAGGSVNNPETSAYHLEVYSVYKDHSEALVDLMNGFKLNAKTIERKKGFVTYLKEAEKISDFFSITGAHHALLKFEDVRIIRDLRNSVNRLVNCETANLNKTIGAAIRQVENIRYIDNAIGIDQLPEKLREIARLRVEYQDVTLKELGEMVSTGTISKSGINHRLRKLDEIADGLRGGAAFS from the coding sequence ATGTCGTTTGCATCTGAAACTAAAAAAGAACTGACGCAAGCTGACATAATACCTTGTTGTGCGAAAGCAGAGTTATCTGCACTAATTCGCATGAATGGTGCGCTTTCATTTGCTAATCGTAGTTTAAGTTTAGACGTTCAAACTGAAAATGCTGCAATTGCAAGGCGCTTATATACCTTAATGAAAGAGTTGTATCCCTACCGAGTAGAATTATTGGTACGTAAAAAGATGCGATTAAAGAAGAATAATGTGTATATATGTCGAGTGCGTGATGGATCAAAAGCATTACTAGAAGATTTAAAAATTATCTCAGAAGATTTCCAGATTAACCACACGATTTCTGCTGAACTGGTTAAAAAGAATTGTTGTAAGCGTGCCTATTTGCGAGGTGCATTCTTAGCTGGTGGATCAGTCAACAATCCTGAAACATCTGCTTATCATTTAGAAGTATATTCAGTATATAAAGACCATAGTGAAGCACTCGTGGACTTAATGAATGGTTTCAAACTAAATGCTAAAACAATCGAACGTAAAAAAGGATTTGTAACATACTTGAAAGAAGCGGAGAAAATCTCGGATTTCTTTAGTATTACTGGGGCACATCACGCGTTGTTGAAATTTGAAGACGTTCGTATTATCCGTGACTTGAGAAATAGTGTGAATCGACTTGTAAACTGTGAAACTGCAAATTTAAACAAAACCATTGGAGCAGCAATTCGCCAAGTGGAAAATATACGGTATATCGATAACGCAATTGGTATAGATCAACTACCAGAGAAACTAAGGGAAATTGCTCGTTTGCGTGTCGAATATCAAGATGTGACATTAAAGGAGCTTGGAGAGATGGTTTCTACAGGAACCATTAGTAAATCAGGTATTAATCATCGGTTGCGTAAACTTGATGAAATAGCAGATGGACTTCGCGGTGGTGCGGCTTTTTCTTAA
- the rpoN gene encoding RNA polymerase factor sigma-54, translated as MEQRLSQRQFQTQKLAMTQSLRQSLEILNFSTHELNSFLKEKQQENPWLKIRSKGPLLITPEMVLQIPDHTSYKDILYSQLLDFQLTEELTQLVKWLLDDINEDGFLMDSLEEYGKWTNKPESLIKEAIDVIQQFEPIGIGAFSKQHALILQATYHEMSEQTIDIVINHFDLLINRKWKELAKKMHISLEEIQQIADILSDFSTSPLQLITEHKASYIQPDACVLVEEKELNIIYYGHAFPKVHIDKAYMKTLPSQIDADVMTYMKQKSKEISNIDGQLQWRKSTLQRIIQEIVHRQQKYFMHGTQFLVPMTMTDVAELLELHESTVSRAVREKYLQTKTGVVSLKSFFSQPSTEDVSATHVKARIQSFIDHEEKEKPLSDQKIVDMLTKERIHLSRRVITKYRKQLLIVSSSKRKRFERKDS; from the coding sequence ATGGAACAACGCCTAAGTCAAAGACAATTTCAAACTCAAAAATTAGCAATGACACAATCGTTACGACAATCACTCGAAATCCTGAATTTTTCTACTCATGAGTTAAATAGTTTTCTAAAAGAGAAACAACAAGAGAACCCTTGGTTAAAAATACGTTCAAAAGGTCCTTTGCTGATTACTCCAGAAATGGTTCTGCAAATACCTGATCATACTTCTTATAAAGACATACTATACTCACAATTACTCGACTTTCAATTAACTGAAGAACTCACTCAATTAGTTAAGTGGCTCTTGGACGATATAAATGAAGATGGCTTTTTAATGGATAGCCTAGAAGAGTATGGGAAATGGACAAACAAACCGGAATCTTTAATTAAAGAAGCTATCGATGTCATTCAACAGTTTGAGCCGATTGGGATAGGGGCATTTTCAAAGCAACACGCTCTTATTTTGCAAGCAACATATCATGAAATGTCTGAGCAAACAATTGATATTGTAATAAATCATTTTGATTTACTAATTAATAGAAAGTGGAAAGAGCTTGCGAAAAAGATGCATATTTCATTAGAAGAAATTCAACAAATTGCTGATATATTATCCGATTTCTCAACATCTCCTTTACAACTAATTACAGAACATAAGGCTTCATACATTCAACCAGATGCCTGTGTACTAGTTGAAGAAAAAGAACTAAATATTATCTATTATGGACATGCTTTCCCAAAAGTCCATATTGATAAAGCTTATATGAAAACATTGCCATCACAGATAGACGCTGATGTCATGACTTATATGAAACAGAAATCAAAAGAAATAAGTAATATTGACGGTCAACTACAGTGGCGGAAATCAACTTTGCAAAGAATCATACAAGAAATTGTCCATAGACAACAAAAATATTTCATGCATGGTACACAATTTCTAGTTCCGATGACGATGACGGATGTAGCAGAACTGTTAGAATTACACGAGTCAACTGTGAGTCGTGCTGTACGAGAGAAATATCTGCAAACGAAAACTGGGGTTGTATCATTAAAGTCATTTTTCTCACAACCTTCTACTGAAGACGTATCGGCTACTCATGTTAAAGCACGCATTCAATCTTTTATTGACCATGAAGAAAAGGAGAAGCCTCTATCAGATCAAAAAATTGTCGATATGCTAACGAAAGAACGAATTCATTTATCAAGACGTGTGATTACGAAATATAGAAAACAACTTTTAATAGTAAGTTCTTCAAAACGAAAACGATTTGAAAGGAAGGATTCATGA
- a CDS encoding phosphoglycerate kinase — MKQKQTMNQVDFAGKRVFCRVDFNVPMKDGMITDDTRIRASLPTIQHLVDKGAKVILASHMGRPKGEVHEEFRLTAVGVHLSELLHKPVQKLDESIGESVEIAISGMEKGDIVLLENVRFHKGEEKNDSALAEQFAKLADVYVNDAFGAAHRAHASTEGIAKHIPAVSGLLMEKELDVLGKALSKPERPFTAIIGGAKVKDKIGVIDHLLDIVDNLLIGGGLSYTFSKAQGYDIGKSLVEEDKIELAKSFIEKAKNKGVNLFLPMDVVVASEFSKDAETKVVNIDEIPSDWMGLDIGPKTTSQYADVIANSKLIIWNGPMGVFEMAPFAEGTKGVANAMAATQAYTVIGGGDSAAAVEKFDVADKMDHISTGGGASLEFMEGKDLPGVVALNDQN, encoded by the coding sequence ATGAAACAAAAGCAGACAATGAACCAAGTGGACTTTGCAGGTAAACGTGTATTTTGCAGAGTTGACTTTAACGTCCCGATGAAAGATGGAATGATTACAGACGATACACGTATTCGTGCATCACTCCCGACCATTCAACATTTGGTAGACAAAGGTGCAAAAGTAATATTAGCAAGTCATATGGGTCGACCAAAAGGAGAAGTTCATGAAGAGTTCCGCTTAACTGCAGTTGGTGTTCATCTAAGTGAGTTATTACATAAACCAGTACAAAAACTAGACGAGTCAATCGGTGAGTCAGTAGAAATTGCGATTTCTGGAATGGAAAAAGGAGACATTGTATTACTTGAAAATGTCCGGTTCCATAAAGGGGAAGAAAAGAACGATTCAGCATTAGCAGAGCAATTCGCTAAACTGGCAGATGTATATGTAAATGATGCTTTTGGAGCTGCGCACCGTGCCCATGCTTCTACAGAAGGCATTGCGAAACATATACCAGCAGTTTCTGGATTGTTAATGGAAAAAGAATTAGACGTTTTAGGGAAAGCATTATCTAAACCAGAGCGTCCATTTACTGCTATTATCGGTGGTGCAAAAGTTAAAGATAAGATTGGCGTTATTGATCATTTGTTAGACATAGTGGATAACTTATTAATCGGTGGAGGCTTATCTTATACGTTTTCGAAAGCACAGGGCTACGATATTGGAAAGTCATTAGTGGAAGAAGATAAAATTGAGTTAGCCAAATCATTTATCGAAAAAGCAAAAAACAAAGGTGTGAATTTATTCTTGCCTATGGATGTAGTTGTTGCAAGTGAGTTTTCAAAAGATGCTGAGACAAAAGTAGTGAACATTGATGAAATCCCTTCTGACTGGATGGGTCTTGATATTGGTCCAAAAACAACTTCTCAATATGCAGACGTCATTGCCAATTCAAAACTAATCATTTGGAATGGTCCAATGGGCGTATTTGAAATGGCGCCATTTGCAGAAGGAACGAAGGGTGTTGCAAACGCTATGGCAGCAACACAAGCCTATACAGTAATCGGTGGTGGCGATTCAGCTGCAGCTGTTGAAAAATTTGATGTAGCTGATAAAATGGATCACATCTCAACTGGTGGGGGAGCTTCATTAGAGTTCATGGAAGGTAAAGACTTACCTGGAGTAGTAGCACTAAACGATCAAAACTAA
- a CDS encoding TPM domain-containing protein — protein MKKAALFVGTVLFFLLTYVPMIQAASIPKAVGDIYTQDFAGLLNAEQKAELNKIAARLDDATSAQIAVLTVNSLDGADIQNFANQAFREYQLGDAEKNNGVLLVIDMDTRELWVEVGYGLEGALPDGKVGRILDEYTIPYMKNNQEDQAILNTMKVFYQEIAIEFGWDGEAVEPAKADEGGSSLSFIIVIIIVLVLYTIFKNRGGGGMGPGSRGRRGGFPMMGPGSFGGGVGGGGGFRSGGGGSSGGGGAGRKF, from the coding sequence ATGAAAAAAGCTGCGCTCTTCGTAGGAACGGTGCTATTTTTTCTGTTGACGTATGTGCCAATGATTCAGGCGGCATCAATTCCAAAAGCCGTTGGTGACATTTATACACAAGACTTTGCCGGACTGCTAAATGCTGAACAAAAAGCAGAGCTTAATAAAATAGCAGCTCGCTTAGATGATGCAACTAGTGCCCAAATCGCTGTATTAACAGTCAACTCACTAGATGGTGCAGACATTCAAAATTTTGCGAACCAAGCATTTCGTGAATATCAATTAGGTGATGCAGAGAAAAATAACGGTGTTCTGTTAGTCATTGACATGGATACAAGGGAATTGTGGGTGGAAGTCGGCTATGGTCTAGAAGGGGCTTTACCAGATGGAAAAGTAGGACGCATTTTAGATGAGTATACAATCCCTTACATGAAGAATAATCAAGAAGATCAAGCGATTTTAAATACAATGAAAGTCTTTTACCAAGAAATAGCAATCGAATTTGGTTGGGATGGAGAAGCGGTCGAACCTGCTAAGGCTGATGAAGGTGGTAGTTCTCTATCATTTATCATTGTCATCATAATTGTACTAGTGCTATACACGATTTTTAAAAATCGCGGAGGCGGTGGCATGGGACCAGGCTCTCGTGGAAGACGTGGAGGATTTCCAATGATGGGGCCAGGTTCATTTGGAGGAGGAGTCGGCGGCGGCGGTGGTTTCCGTAGCGGTGGCGGCGGGTCTTCTGGCGGTGGAGGAGCAGGACGTAAATTTTAG
- the tpiA gene encoding triose-phosphate isomerase, with the protein MRKPIIAGNWKMYKTLSEAKQFAEEVKGLAPDSVKVDTVICAPALFLEQLTQLLSGSAVHVGAQTMHFENEGAFTGEVSPVQLADLGVEYVVVGHSERREYFNETDEAVNKKVHAAFANSLTPIVCVGETLEEREAGNTTAKVEGQVEKGLADLTEEQVKQTVIAYEPIWAIGTGKTATSEDANEVCGAIRSKVESLFGQQVADAVRIQYGGSVKPENIVELLLMEHIDGALVGGASLQAPSFLKLLEAGANV; encoded by the coding sequence ATGCGAAAACCCATTATTGCTGGTAACTGGAAAATGTACAAAACTTTATCTGAAGCGAAACAATTTGCTGAAGAAGTAAAAGGTTTAGCGCCAGATTCTGTGAAAGTGGATACAGTGATTTGTGCTCCGGCACTTTTTCTTGAACAATTAACACAATTATTATCTGGATCAGCTGTACATGTAGGTGCTCAAACGATGCACTTTGAAAATGAAGGTGCTTTTACTGGTGAAGTTAGCCCAGTTCAATTAGCAGACTTAGGTGTTGAATATGTTGTTGTAGGACACTCCGAACGACGTGAATATTTCAATGAAACAGACGAAGCTGTCAATAAGAAAGTGCATGCGGCATTTGCCAATTCATTAACTCCAATTGTTTGTGTAGGTGAAACTCTTGAAGAGCGTGAAGCAGGTAACACGACAGCGAAGGTAGAAGGACAAGTAGAAAAAGGCCTAGCTGACTTGACTGAAGAACAAGTGAAACAAACGGTCATCGCATATGAACCAATATGGGCGATTGGTACTGGTAAAACAGCTACATCTGAAGATGCCAATGAAGTGTGTGGGGCAATTCGTTCGAAAGTAGAATCGTTATTTGGTCAACAAGTGGCGGATGCTGTACGTATTCAATATGGCGGTTCTGTTAAACCAGAAAATATTGTAGAATTATTATTGATGGAACATATTGATGGTGCCCTAGTTGGTGGCGCAAGCTTACAAGCTCCCTCATTCCTGAAATTACTTGAGGCTGGTGCCAATGTCTAA